A DNA window from Trichosurus vulpecula isolate mTriVul1 chromosome 2, mTriVul1.pri, whole genome shotgun sequence contains the following coding sequences:
- the LOC118835694 gene encoding zinc finger protein 260-like, with the protein MAPGSSRSPAQVTVTFKDVAVDFTQEEWGLLDHPQKELYKEVMLENAQNLLSLGLPVPREDVISYFEQREAPWLLEQEGLRNLCPGGIRFQMKKTPADLSLCMEETLEQRDRYTPVQHQRIHTGEKPYECNQCGKAFTKQAYLRVHQRIHTGEKPYECNQCSKAFRDRYTLVQHQRIHTGEKPYECNQCAKDFRSSSSLAEHEKTHTGEKPYECNQCAKAFRDRYTLVQHQRIHTGEKPYECNQCGKSFRDKYTLVQHQRIHTGEKPYECNQCGKAFIKQANLKVHQRIHTGEKPYECNQCGKAFRDSSTFAEHQRIHTGEKPYECNQCGKAFTWRIGLAEHQKTHTGEKPYECNQCAKAFRDRYTLAQHQRIHTGEKPYECNQCGKSFRDKYTLVQHQRIHTGEKPYECNQCGKVFRGSSTLVKHQRIHTGEKPYECNHCGKAFRHSSGIAEHLRIHTGEKPYECNQCGKAFRGNSHLIKHQRIHTGEKPYECNLCGKAFRLSSSLVQHQRIHTGEKPFECNLCGKAFRSSYHLVEHQRIHTGEKPYECNQCGKAFRCSSHFVGHQRIHTGEKPYECNLCGKAFRVSSRLVEHQRIHTGEKPYECSHCGKPFRTSSSLVNHQRMHTGDNTIHVAKPSGKSQSHD; encoded by the exons atggcccctgggagCAGCCGAAGCCCAGCCCAG GTGACAGTGACCTttaaggatgtggctgtggacttcacccaggaggagtggggcctcttggaccaTCCTCAGAAGGAGCTGTACAAGGAGGTGATGCTGGAGAATGCCCAGAACCTGCTATCCCTTG GGCTTCCAGTTCCCAGGGAAGACGTGATCTCCTATTTTGAGCAAAGGGAAGCACCATGGCTGCTGGAGCAAGAAGGCCTGAGGAACCtctgtccag GAGGGATcagatttcagatgaagaagaCTCCTGCAGACCTAAGCCTTTGTATGGAAGAAACTCTGGAGCAAAGAGACAGGTATACTCCTGtccaacatcagagaatccacactggagagaaaccttatgaatgtaatcagtgtggtaAAGCTTTTACAAAGCAGGCCTACCTTAgagtacatcagagaatccacactggagagaaaccttatgaatgtaatcaatgttcAAAGGCTTTCAGAGACAGGTATACTCTTGtccaacatcagagaatccacactggagagaaaccttatgaatgtaatcaatgtgcaAAGGATTTCAGAAGCAGCTCAAGTCTTGCTGAACATGAGAAaacccacactggagagaaaccttatgaatgtaatcaatgtgcaAAGGCTTTCAGAGACAGGTATACTCTTGtccaacatcagagaatccacactggagagaaaccttatgaatgtaatcaatgtggaaagtctTTTAGAGACAAGTATACTCTTGtccaacatcagagaatccacaccggagagaaaccttatgaatgtaatcagtgtggtaAAGCTTTTATAAAGCAGGCCAACCTTAaagtacatcagagaatccacactggagagaaaccttatgaatgcaatcagtgtggaaaggctttcagagacaGCTCCACTTttgctgaacatcagagaatccacactggagagaaaccttatgaatgtaatcaatgtggaaaggctttcacatgGAGGATTGGTCTTGCTGAGCATCAGAAaacccacactggagagaaaccttatgaatgtaatcaatgtgcaAAGGCTTTCAGAGACAGGTATACTCTTGcccaacatcagagaatccacactggagagaaaccttatgaatgtaatcaatgtggaaagtctTTTAGAGACAAGTATACTCTTGtccaacatcagagaatccacactggagagaaaccttatgaatgcaatcagtgtggaaaggttTTCAGAGGCAGCTCCACACTagttaaacatcagagaatccatactggagagaaaccttatgaatgtaatcattgCGGAAAGGCCTTCAGACACAGCTCTGGGATTGCTGAACATctgagaatccacactggagagaaaccttatgaatgcaatcagtgtggaaaggctttcagaggcAACTCCCATCTaattaaacatcagagaatccacactggggagaaaccttatgaatgtaatctgtgtggaaaggctttcagactCAGCTCCAGTCtagttcaacatcagagaatccacactggcgagaaaccttttgaatgtaatctgtgtggaaaggctttcagatccagctaccatcttgttgaacatcagagaatccacactggagagaaaccttatgaatgtaaccagtgtggaaaggctttcagatgcAGCTCCCACTTTGTtggacatcagagaatccacactggagaaaaaccttatgaatgtaatctgtgtggaaaggccttcagagtCAGCTCAAGGCTTGtagaacatcagagaatccacactggagagaaaccttatgaatgtagtcacTGTGGAAAACCTTTTAGAACGAGCTCCAGTCTAGTTAATCATCAGAGAATGCACACTGGAGATAATACAATCCATGTGGCAAAGCCTTCAGGCAAAAGCCAGTCACATGATTGA